The genomic interval AGAAATGTAATTTAGGCTTCTAAATACCTTAAGTTTTAGCTTCAGTGACTGGATTTCTAATCGTAAATTTGCCGTGATTGACTGAGCttcaattatcttttttttctcaactGCTAAGGAAAAGAGTTCAATGAGAGCTGCTTTTCCTAATCCTAAACACATTAGAAATAAACTATCAATAAGATTATTGAATTTTTACAAACATACAATAGTAAATTAGAAACTAGAGGAAGACAACTGAAAGTTTAGCAAATGTTTCAAAAAAGATGAAAATCCTCAGTTACAATACTCACAATTTTTCAAACGGGAAACTGCccacattttgaaagaaaaactgAAAGGAATGTGTGTAATCAAAAATAATGTCATATGATGCTCACAATCTGTTATGTGgattaaagagaaaagaaatagataGAGATCTAGTTGCAAGTTACAACGTATActtttaatttctatttattGGTGGAAGAAATAACCATCTCCAATCCTTAAATTAAGATCACTGTAgtcaagaaatataaataaaagaacattAGATTTTATTCAACATAACAGTAAAGCAAAGgagtattttttatttaatatacCAACATTACAAGTTTTACTACACCTTTCATATGATAAACATAATGCTGACATAAGAGACGTGGAGTAGGAGATGGAAGACAAGACAAGGGTAAAATTTTGttcatttcaattctaataaaggcatgatatgttttattttttgccttGGTATGATGCTAAGTAAGGTAGGTTTAGCCATTATATAGTTTTCAATGTGCTGTCTAGGCTGATTTCACCAGAGACGGAGTATTTCATCTAACTAGTTAAAGCAACTCTTACCaaaatctcattaaaaaaaataaactgattGTAATGTGCAAAAAAGAGTTGAAGtaggtgtaggaagttatcgcCCAGGCCTTgcccagaaaaatgaaaattcctaggaaatattgaaaaggcagaatatttctctggatgtgaaaagaaagaaacatgttttaaaagacagaatagctgtctgtagcttcctgcccatccccacttttgtcaatgggctattaagaaggccaagctagtccactttacataataaaggcttctccactgcagctgcagggggatgggattaaaagcatgataatattggccccaactgaccacacgGCATCTGAGAActtaaccaaacctggattcaaaacacagcccagagagttgcccctgcatggccccatgggagtctgacaaccaatcagaataaatttgttacacaggaacaggaaacagagaagtgggactgaacaggttataaaaagcctagcaagcccctccctcagcccttctgttcttctccaccaacattgaagcatgtgatcaccttttctgttcagggctcaagccatgtggtcttgtccaacaataaaccatctttccaagcagcctccatgtctccagtgtctttttccccacttggagccgaacccagaaggacatttctttcatcatgggAAGAGCAAGAAGTTTTGCACAACATCCACTCAAAACACTCAGGTAATTTTTTCAACATTCATCTCTGATTGTATGCTGAAGATAAGATTCATAAGTAATTAGCTTAGGTATGCTGATTGTATCAATTTTAATACACTCCACATGTGTAATTATAATCTCCTGGTTCTACAGTCCTCTTTTCCAATAATGTCTTTTTTATATCTagagattttgattttattgattaGAAAATTTATCACTAAAATCTTTCTCACTGTACCGTTGTGCAGCTTGCCTTTGTGTTTCAGGACTCCTACAAGGTTTGTAAAATGCTGGCATTATACAGAAAGATCCTATTTATTTTCCCAGAGCTGGGCTGAAGCAAGAAGTTATTGGTAAAAAGTCATATGGCTCTCAGCTGCACAAACTAGATTGTGGCAGGACATTAAATGGTTTAAATTATTATCTCTTCCAGCAAATAACAAACTCTCAAAGTATGAAACAAAATGCAGCACATCTATGACTCTAATTGCTGGATAACAATTGAACAATCTGAGTATTAATGGATTTCCTTGTAAAATAAGAATTTTAAAGAAGTTCTTGCGTCCTAATTTTGTATGTGCAAAATTGATGTTCCTGCTTGAGGTGGTTTTCTGTTAATTTCAATAGCAAATGAATCTTGCTGATTTGAGGATGGTTCCTGTAGAAAATGCATGCTGAAGCAACTCAGCTTTCAaatcatattttcctttttttattttgtaaaccaATGTAGAATTTTCCTTGAATACCCTAACTGATTTCAGAAAAAACTGTCAAGACCATTACAAATCCTTAAACAGattactcctcttcctcctcctcctcttgggtGCCCCTTTCTCCTCCACCCTACGCCAGCAGTCTACAGTGATTGGTGCTTTGCAAGTCCCTGGCCTTTTAAGGGCTACCAACCGGTCAATCTAAAGTGACAAGCAAGTGAAGACCCTCGCAACAGATGCTGTCACAAACCAATCGTCTCTTGGTTCATCTCTTCTGGAAACACCCGAGAGCCAATGAACGGGTAGGGGAAGGACGAGGGACCAGCTGAACATAGGAGAAGTGGAGATGCCCTGGCGATTCTCTCTGCTTGCCAAACTGCTGCAGAGTCGCTAACACTCTGGTTTTTTGGGTGCACTGGACGCTGCAGCCACGCTGGGTCTGGCGTCAAGTCTCTAGTGCTGTTGCCAAAATGGTGATTAAAGTGTTTGTGGCAACGTCCTCAGGGTCGACGGCGGTAAGAATATCTATGTGATTTATGCTTCTCCGCAGAAGTCTTTCGGAAGCTagtttcttgctttcttgctgtTTAAGAAAGAGGTGTGATGCTGCTCCGCGGTCTGAGCCCATGACAAAAAAAGCGCCCCCAACTCTATTCAACTctactcttctctctctcccttccccccccctccctgcctgcctgcctgcctgcctgcctgcctgcttagaGTGCAGCCTTATTCGTCCGTTGTTGCAACTGAAGTTAATGCCCGCAGCCCTCAGCGAACATACACATTATTTATTTCATACAGATGGAAAATGCACAACATATTAGTTTTATTTTCAACAATCTTGGTAAGGACTGCTTAAAGTATGCTAATTATATGTTTGGAAGAGAATAACAGTCTATTGATTACATTAGTGCAGAAAATACTTTCTCGTAATAGAAATATGCAGTGGATATATTAAAGGGTTCCTTTCTACAGCTGTACACATATCTCCACTTTCTTTTAAGGTTATTTTAAGCTTTCCTATCTCAATATCCTGTATCTTAATGTTGGTATCTGTTTTCAGAACTATTATGTTTGCTGAAGTGAAGAAAGAGTAGGCAAAGGGAAGGTGGGAACTGGGAATGAACAGTTTCCTTTTATATCCAGTTCCCACATGAGCTCAAATTGCAGTCTTGGCTGAGCAATCAGTCACAGTGACAGATCTAAACAAACTGGCTGCAGTCATACAAAACTGATTTCATTGCTTGCTGGCTTTCATGAAGACAACCTCAAGAAGCTTCCAGAGAAGAATGGTTGGCAAGCCTCCATTAAAGAAgtttggctgggttttttttctaggcTGAGGTCAGCCAAATAAATAATGGCAGTAGCCTGTGAGAAAATTGTCTGTATTTCATGGTGTGctcaaggagggaggggggggtgagTGTGTAAAGGAGAACCCCCTTTCCCCCTGTGTAGTAGGATCTTGTCCCTTTTGTGCTATTCTTAACTGCATCCAGCCTCTTACTAGCCCAAAAAGCTGTGACCAAGGGAATCTGGAAAGCAAGGACTTTGGGCAAAAATACAAGCACTACTGCAGGGAGAAAATAACATCTTTCCCAATAATATTTTTAAGCCTTGCACTTCCCAAATTTTGTCTGCAAACCATTCACCCCACCCCATTCAActtctctgtctcttctcctGAGTTTCTGTTCTTCATCTCCTACCCAATTTCTCTACAAATTGCTATTGAGCTAAATGATAATAGAATCTGAATGGTTCCCACACAGTAGCTAAAGGAACAACTTTGCTGCAATTAAACTTGCatttgaattggaaaaaaaaacaattctaaaaGAGTGGGAAAAACTTGTTGCAATGAAAAGACTAAACTCCTTCAATAACAAAGGACTGTCTTTCAAATTTATTTTCTGCATGCCCTAGGAGGGGAGAAGTTTGGGCATTTTCAGTTACTTTATAAGCCATCTTCCCTGTAAGGTGTTGAGCCTAATAAATTTGATCTCATAGGGTCTCTTTTGTGTTCTAAGCATTTGGGAGTAGAGGGCTTTCAATGTGCATTCTCCTGTGCTTGCTCATTTTTTCACCTGCAGATTATCCTAGAACTGAAGTAAGGATGCAAAAGGGATGAGAGAGTGGGGAAGGGGCTATAGATacactccctcttcttcttttccggCCTCCTTGTTATGTTGAGTTCTGGAATGTGAGGCTGGTTGGGATCATATCCTCCTGATATTCTGTATGTTTGTAGGCAATTTCTTAATAATTTTTTGCTAAGGTatgtttgatttttaaaagaatatgctTTGTTTATAGGAAAGATGATTGATAGCTATGTAAATGGGATATTGATAGGAAATGGACAGATTATATAGTGTGTGATGTGTATGTATTTCAAGATCTGAATGATTTCTCTCTTTTGCATTCTGGTTCTAGCCAAAGGATCAAATATATAAAGCTTGACATGTTTCTGCTTAATATAATTTAAGATCTAATAAAGCATGTGCATTTGGAACTCCTTGCTACTTACAAAAAGGAGTGATAAATTATTGTTAAGTGTGGGTAATGaatctcttgtctttttccttggAGCAAAGGAAAAGGAGGCAAAGggttttttgcttgtttataCAGAGCTAGTTTAGTGTAGTAGTTAAGCCACTGTGCTGGAAAGTAAAGGAGATTGTGAGTTTAGGTCCTGCCTTGTCTATGTGGCcaggctaggtgactttgagtcagtcattctctctcacccCAGGGAAGAGGCACTGGTAAGCCACTTCAGAAAGATTCATCATTAGATTCAGCAGGCCATCTACATTTAAAAGCCAgtattttgaagacagcaaagtctacATGTTGAACACAGAGGATCACTGGTTTGAAAgatgggtcaaagaggccatctatgtcaaaattgaacagccctctctcaacagctcctgagagtgagaacaattaattcgtGGGCACATCAGTGAgaacaacactggaggtttttaagaagagattggacatgtctgaaatggtatagggtttcctacttgagtaAGGAgctggagtagaagacttccaaggtctcttccaactctgttatcctgttataTAGGGTCCAAGGTACAGACTGTGCAAGCAGCAAGCAGTAAGATGCAAACAGGAACAACGTATGCTGAACAGCCCAGCTAAGTAGCCAGCATTGCATACAGGAACATCTGCACAGTACATTCTCCCAGGTCCAGATGGGAGATTATACAAAAGGTTGTGGAGAATAAGAGGGTTAAGATCCTGTGGgacttccagatccagatggaCAGACACATACTGACAACCAAATATTGTGGTAATagacaaggaccagtggtggtgaCAGATGTAGCAGTAAGACATGACAGCAACATTAGGAAGGACTATAAAAATGCTGAgaaatttgtttttcttaacTTGAAAAGGAATGATAGGATTAAAATAACAAATTCCCTTCCTTGCCATTTTTATAAGATTAGAGAGAATATAAAAAATGCACTAAAATGGAAGAATTGTCACCTCTAAGAGCCCTGGATCAAAATGGCTATAGACTCGGGTTTTTTTGCGCTGTGATTTAATCACATTTGCAGATACATTGTTTAAATAACATAGAAACTGATGTAGAAATCCTATGGGCACAATGCTTTCATCTGTGAAATAAAGATAATGAACATAAAAATAATTccaacaaaagaaattaaaaataaaacattttagaacACAATCATGATTATAATGTTATTTATTCAGTGGAGTCCAACTCTTGTTAATTCTATGGGCCAGgcatctccacatcttccagtctTGCTCTATTTCTCTGAGTTTATCTATGATCTGACTGATGTGAGCTTTGATAATGTTCAGCCACCGTGTTCTTTGACAATCTGGTGTTCTTTTACTGCTGACTCTTTCAAACATAATTATTCTCTCCAGTGAATTGCCCCACATGACATCGCCAAAATAACTGAGgtgcagttttgtgattttgccttctagTGACATGTCTGGTGTTATGTACTTGAGTACTTGCTTGTTAGTGATCTTTGCTGTTCAAGGAACTAGAACACGAATATGTAGTTTGCACATATAAATGAAGCAAGAAATAGAATTCTAGTATGGGTACAAGTATTGTGTCTTTTCCacaaaaatattaacatttctcaACATTTTTGTTTGTTGATCAGAGAATATATTATTTTACAGCAGTCTGAAAGAAATCAGAAAGCCACGTGCTTTGCCAGTGTTTCTTTAGAGGTCCCTTCTCTTTCTAAATCTGTACTTTCTATTATCTGTACTGTAGTTTCAATTTAGCAGTTGAACCAAATGACTTATCAGGTTCCATTGTCCTGTTAAACTCTACTTTGCTTAAAGTTCTCAATTCACCTTATTTCCAATCTGAAGTTTGACTTTATTTTGATTGTTAGTCAATAGGAATTTGGTGATATAAGGTATATTccacattttttattgtttttgttagaAAAACACTAGATTCCTTCAGACCAAGGTAAAACATAAAACTGGTTATTTTTGAATCTGAGCACATaattcaaaaagtaaaaaaaatagtaatttgcCTGAGGAGCTACAACTAAAGCCATATTATAATTACCATAAATCAATGTAAATTGTATATTTACATTCCAACaacaaatctattaaaaaataGGAAAGTGACAGTATTAATGGTCCTGCTGGTACAAAACTTAATTCTAGATGCTTCAGTAATTGTACAATGAAGCAATTTATTGTGAAGATCAAATCTTCAGTCAAGGTAATTTGATGAGTAGTTTCATTGGAACAGATTCAATTATGGTATATGTTGTtgattttaaatttttatctgATATTTTTCTTCCTGAAATCAACCAAGCAACAAGAAGTGAAATGTATATATAGAATACAGGTAATCTTAACTTATAGCCATTAGTGACCACTCGAAGtcacaatagcattgaaaaatgtgGTTTATcgtttatgactgtttttcacacttgtatGGGTTGCAATTGTGGTTTAAATTTGTACacatttttgcttttctttttaattcagttttattttgtttgtctcCAATGTGATTGGTCTACCTCTccacaaaggaagaagaaaagtaagGGCTAATTTCTATAGTCACACACTCCTCAAGACCACAAATCTACAAGATAGCCTAACAGaatttcttttgtttctctcccTGATTCTTTTTTGTCCTTTGAAATTAAAGGACAAGTAATACAGGATGTGGAGCCCAGGAATTGGGGAGTGGGtgccaaggaaaaaagaaatttaaGACTTCCAATCTTTCATTCAATAAGCTCACCCATCCCACTAGAGATCTTGATTTCAGTACTGCTAAATCTCTGTGCTGAGGCTTCAAATTAATTTGTAACAAATAAAAGCTACTTAATTAAGATTTGggcttgttgattttttttctactggATGTACTCTTAGCATTTTGGTCTGATTTAAAATCTGCCTGATAGTTTCTGAACTAGACTTAAAAAAGGAAGTCATAAGAAATGTAAAGAAGGCTTAAATAAGTTTAAGGGCTGGATTTGAACGTTGTCCTGTGGTTAAATGCATATGTTTCTATTTGTAAATGCTTGGAAGTATGACACACTGAGTTTATTAGGATTAAGTTTTAAGTAGATATTGATAAGTTTGCACTACAAtttagtggtgggttgccaatttttaaaatactggTTCGGGCATGCTCCCACGATGCTTCTGCGTCCAGGGGGGTAGACAGAGTTTCCCGATGCTGCTACTACTGATTCGCCAGATCCAGGCGacaccaggagcaacccacctttgctgCAAATGCAATGCTGcagatatattaatatttttcatttaccTGGACATTTTCATATGGAGTTTGTTCATAGGCTAGGgtcattttatttcctttctggtgatttatttattcattgctaCTTATCATTTCCAGTTGCTACTTCAACACTGCTTGCATCCAGTATCAGTGCAAGATTTGAGGTTAGAGAACAGGAGAAAGGTACTTTTAATCAATCTCCCTTTCTCAGGAGATTCATCTCTTCCTTATTCAGATTTAGTTGCTTACACCCATTGAGTCTAAATATACAAAAGCATTGAAGGAGACAGCACCAAACAAATAGAGAGTACTGCTTTATCCCTAGGGGTAATAGTGGAACACTTGCAAAAGTTCAGACTATGATGGATGCCCAATGATCCTCATTCCTGTTGTGTGCTCTGCTCTTGGATATCATCAGATAAAGTTCTTATCAAACTAAAACACTTCAAGCCCTGTAAATGTGAGACATTCCTCCAATTCCTTATAAATGAACATTGCTAAGTGGATGCTAACCAGGGTGGCTAAaaacaactctgttactgttatgCTCACAAATTATTTTGTGACAGGAGTATTACATATATGCATTCCAAGAATGCATGACCTTGTCTTCCACCGGAACAACAATGTAGATAGACATTTTCTCTGTTCCTTTCACTTACCAATATTGTAAGATAAATTGCCTATCTCGTATAATCAAGTAATTCTATTTGCAAGACATAGCCTGCAATTAAACCTCCTATATTCTAGTAATCCTAGAAATCATCTAGACCAAAAGCTGAACTTTATTTCAGTGCTTGGCAAAGGAGAAGAATTCCCTTTCACACCTGAAGGTAGTATAGGACAGTTGATGTCATATAAGAACAAAGGGCTAGTTATGGGGGCTGGGTTGGGAAAGAGACAAGACATCTGATTTGTATCCGTGCTAGCAGTTCATCTTATCAACTGCCATCCTTTTCTCAGTCACATCCAGCGATGCATCTTTCTATTCCTCTATTTTCCTTGTGTAACAGTAAAGATATTGGCTGTTGCTTCCTTCCCATTTAGAGCTTGTTGTCCAATGATAGCAATCGTCAGTTAGCCTTTGCTATTTGGTGgtatagtattttttaaaaaaagatccatGCTCATTTTAAGCCCAGCTATGACTACATACAAATATCTTAATGATTAGAGACTAAAATACTTAAATTTAAcatattttttgttatttcacGGATAATTATTTAGATCTTGAGTTCCAAATTATTGTGGGAAGCCAATTAAGGCATTGACCCAATGTGTACTTACTCTACTTTGAAAGGCAAATTCCATGTTGAAGATCATTGGGAAAATAAACCATCAGTATAACAATATCAGCTTAGCCAGGATTCAGTCAGAACTTATCTTCATCCTGGCAACCTCTTTTACAAGAACTAATCATGACTAATCTTGCTTAGtttttttgagatcagccaagaTTGGCTAATGAAGCTACCTGCTTTGGACTTACAATGTAATAGTACAATTCTAAACACAAATTGGCAGTAAGTTGAAATCAGTAAGacttaattatatataattatgctTGCTTTGCAAAAGAATCATCCATTATTAATAGTCACTCTTACTCTCTCACATTAGCATCTGTTCTGTCCTCAGCAAAAGTAGTCTTTCTTTTTGCGTTTCCCGTTTAAATATTCAACTGCAGCTATAATTTGAATAAAGTATTGTGCTGTTATGCCTTCATTAAATTGAAATATGAAATAATcaattcattttctctctcttaattgacaagattaaaaagaaacaacaagAAGTAGTAGGCTTTTTAGAGGCCAACAAAATTGACTTTAAGGAAATGGACATAGCCTGTGATGAAGACAATCGGAAATGGATGAGAGAAAATGTTCCAGGTGAAAAGAAGCCACAAAATGGgattcctctccctccccagaTATTCAATGAGGAACAGTATTGTGGGGTAAGAAAAACAGTTTAATGTGGTTAAAGGGTAATGTGTTTAAGAAATGCATGTACTTGCTTTCTAAAGTTTGTGAAAAAGAGATTGgttgatttaaattaatttaggCCCATCACTCCTACAATGCAGGAGAAGACTGTGCTAATATGTCAGTCAGATGGATAGTTAAACAAGTGACATTCCACAATCCTGTTTCCTAGTTATTTTTCTTTGCTGTATTAGATTGGTGTTTCAAGGGAAAGCCAAGgcaaatcatcaaaaccataaaaaaacaaatgttagaatattttgggCATGTGATGCAACACCTGGAAAAATGCAGCATGTTTCACTAATTCCTTCAGGGAAAAAgtgaaggcaaacaaggtccaggcagaaaaagaacatcatggcttcaaaatccaaGGGACTGGtttggtcaaaactcagctgcactttttcatgtggctgttgataaaaataatatcaccaacatgattgccaacatcCGATGACGGCTACGgctatggcacaagaagaagaagattagGTTGGCTTAATTTGAAAAGCTAAGAATCATGTTTACatgcttttgtttcctttttaggattttgattcatttttctatgcaaaagaagaaaattatatttattcattCCTAGGCCTTGCTCCTCCACCAGGCTCAACGGTATGAATTTATCTTATggatcttatttttcttttgatttgtcTTGTAAAATTgctatgctgtttttttttttaaatgaagctgCAGTTTCAGATAGCTGGAAGCCACTTAGTTCCACTGCATAGTCCAGTGAGCCCTACATCTCCcagctctctctcttttaaaatgtaTGCATGAGACAAGGGCAGGCAACTCATAGGCCCTTCAGATATTATTAAACCCTAAACTGAATAATCAACAGATATCTGAGAGAATAAACTAAGATCAAGAAGCTAGAAAAATATCAAGAAATTTATGAAAAACCAAATAGTTATTCCTTTCCATAAGAGAACATCCCCTCTCCCTGGTACCTTACAGCGGGGGTGGGGAATGATGATTGTTttataacttgtggacttcagctcctagaattcctgGGAGCCAtcactggctcaggaattctgggagttaaagtctacaAGTCAGAAAGAGGCCATAGTTGCTCACCTCGGCCTTAAAGGAAAGTAGCATTGACATGTTGTAAAATTATGAGGGGAAGCGAGgggaaaagacagagaaaaagagttGGATGGAATATACTGTATTTCCTGATAATCTTTCACCACACTTGtgtgctaaattaaatttctgacCATTTTCTTTCCACCCTTATAATGCAATTAATgtaatttgaaaaacactgattataTGGGACAGCTACATGTCCTTCAAGGATAGACTTTCACTTCTGCCAGTCAGAATCTTTTCTTAAGGACAATCAATGCATATTAATAGTAGATGCAATTCTACACTTCTATGTCATACGAACGGGATAATAAAGGGAAAAGAatattacttttcttttaaaccaAACAGAGCAGGAATCCTAAAAAACAACTTAAAACCTTTAGCATTGAAAAGAAATATgttatttttgaataaataccAATGtagttataataaaaaattaaattctatGCAGGACAAACAATTCTCTTACATTTGAAAGAGTTTTTCATGCAGCTTGCCTCCCAAAACTTATTTGTGGCATCAATGTTTAGTTTGATTAATGCTCATTTACATTCCTTCTTAATTCTAATGAGTATAGCATTTCTGCACTAATCTGCATTTGTAATTTCTCTAAATAGTCAAAAGTAGAGCTACAGTATTGTAATattgcattgttttaaaaaatgatatgccACTAGCAGAGATACTAGTAAATGATGATGACATTATAGAAATGTACATTCTGTAGAAACTGTTAAAATACTTTACATCTCATAGGGCAGATTGTCTACTGAGAATAGTTTAATTTAAGGGTAGCCTGCATCATACACTACTAAACAGTTCTATCTTTCAAAAAATAAGCAACTGGTCTTGACTAcaacttccctccccccaaaatgccATCCTTGGATTTCTGGCTAAATTCACATATTACACCAAGTAATAACATAGTTTGTTTGGTTTTGGATCAGAGTGATGTATAAACTTAATCATTGCCATTTGCAAACCATCATTCGTATCTTAGGTATAAATCCAGCCACTCTCTGTCTTTAGCATCTGTTGCCTGAGGCAATATCCTCATTCGGTCCAATGAAGTGTATATAAGGATTATCATAACCAAAGAAGTGCATTACCTATCAATCAAGGATGAGATAATGCTTCAGTGTTTTCTCTAAGTTATCCTATGCCTTCTATTTGTTTTGATGCTGTGTATTCCAGAAAATCAGGTAACAAACAGCAAAAGTTAGAGATCCAGTAATTGCTCTGGTTTTTGCTGCATTTTTAAGGCATAACAATGCAATTATATATGCTGAGTCTATCTATCACTGCAGTGGGTTCAGGCCACAAAACTGCCTGGCTGACTTACTTGTACCTAGTTTCAAGAAGAtttcaaatattatttatatccttttgcacaggaaggaaggattacAGAGGAAGTACTGACTGTGCCAAATGGGGATATTTCTGGAGAAGAGAACAAAATTGCAgaggcaacattttttttcttttctatagcaaaaaaatatttaaacctaTGTGTATATGCATGCATGTCTGTGTTGAATttagtttcaaagaaaaaaaatcagaattcttAAGTAATAGGTTTTATCTGCCTGTTATTTATAAAGGCTATTATGGTCGCAAAGATGTGAAAAACACCTGGTTGCCAGTGAAATTCTTCTACTTGCATGCAGGGGTATAGGATGCTTATGCATtattgcagagctggggtggcgtTCTAATCTTCTCAGTTTAAACACAGAACTTTGAATAAGAACataatactttattggccaaatgtgatcagacacagaaggaatttgtctttagtgcaaaAGCTCATTGTTTACATATAGATGTACTTATGAGCAGTTCTAAGGAGGCCAGATACCAGACCAGTAGATCCAAAGCACAATTACAATTTCATACTCAGGCTTCATGTTAAGTCTGGGAAGTCAGAAGACACAGCTAGCTCATGAGTGCAATATCAAGGGTGGATGGAAAACATGCTCCCAGATTTGCCAATATATCTGTGTGACCTACTCATTAGTAAGACATGAATAAGACTTCTGTTTGAGCCTGATAGCTCTCCAGGATGAGTCAGAATGCTGCTTCAAATATAACGTGCTCCCATTATGTGAACAGAAAAATATGAGTTTGCAGTCCTAACCATTTTAAACTTGAAATAGCATGCTTAACTGAATCACAAAAATAGCCATGTTAATCTATTAATGTCTGTGTCTAACCAATGTAACATGAAAGAGTATGCATAAAGAACATAAAGGTAGATATTACTTAATTATGCCTTTAAAAAATTCAAGTGACCAAAtcagattattttaaataatcataATGAGTCAAGTGATTCATCACATTGAGTCATGTGATTCCAGTTCCATAAGGCTTATTAGATATAAGAATTGGGAAATTCATTCAAATTGcttatttaatcttttttctctAAGTTTCTAATATTACTCATGTTGTTGCCAGGAGACTGAAAAATGTTCAGTTACTGAAGAAAATGAGATACAAGCAGAAGATGAGGTTGAGGCCATGCCTGAGGGTGAGGGTGAAGCTCAGGCTGAGACTACTGAAGCACAGGTTAGTTTCTTTCTCTTG from Thamnophis elegans isolate rThaEle1 chromosome 6, rThaEle1.pri, whole genome shotgun sequence carries:
- the SH3BGR gene encoding SH3 domain-binding glutamic acid-rich protein, which encodes MVIKVFVATSSGSTAIKKKQQEVVGFLEANKIDFKEMDIACDEDNRKWMRENVPGEKKPQNGIPLPPQIFNEEQYCGDFDSFFYAKEENYIYSFLGLAPPPGSTEGRITEEVLTVPNGDISGEENKIAEETEKCSVTEENEIQAEDEVEAMPEGEGEAQAETTEAQEVEAAEEEEEGKMEEEGKEEEEEEEEEEEEES